From the genome of Uranotaenia lowii strain MFRU-FL chromosome 1, ASM2978415v1, whole genome shotgun sequence, one region includes:
- the LOC129739371 gene encoding RYamide receptor-like produces MFNWPNETIDGTDPFNCTTNTSVPDAIASPEFQTLIFFAYSLIFLIAVIGNLAVFLAVTLLPRMQTVTNFFIANLALGDMLMAVFCIPFSFVSILILQYWPFGTPLCHLVNYSQAISVLVSAYTMIVISADRFLAIMWPLKPRFSKRTAKISILLIWIGALLTAAPILVFTSLIQPTEYHDQCDLAICTEVWPDEHSDWLYSIILITLQFIVPLIVLIFTYALIARKIWAKTPLGESIKQRERQILHSKRKIIKMMITVVLVFIVCWLPFNIFMLLPLHPDWPPLPYLWFLVHWLAMSHSCYNPLIYCFMNEKFRQGFQHLAMAGVGRCCPWALVVARRRKRSTGSNVTEMLELYPPSETNTMLSYVSEGGFDQ; encoded by the coding sequence ATGTTCAATTGGCCAAACGAAACCATCGATGGGACGGATCCTTTCAACTGTACCACAAATACTTCCGTTCCGGATGCGATCGCGTCCCCTGAATTTCAGACGCTGATCTTCTTTGCCTACAGTCTAATCTTTCTGATCGCAGTCATTGGAAATCTGGCCGTCTTCCTAGCGGTGACTCTCCTACCAAGGATGCAAACCGTGACCAACTTTTTCATCGCAAACCTGGCCCTTGGAGACATGCTCATGGCGGTGTTCTGCATACCCTTCTCATTCGTGTCAATCCTCATTCTCCAGTACTGGCCCTTTGGAACGCCCCTGTGCCATCTGGTGAACTACTCACAAGCCATCTCTGTTCTGGTCAGTGCCTACACCATGATCGTCATCAGTGCCGATCGATTCCTGGCGATCATGTGGCCCCTGAAACCTCGTTTCTCGAAACGCACCGCCAAAATATCCATCCTCCTGATCTGGATCGGCGCTCTACTCACAGCCGCCCCGATCCTAGTGTTCACCAGTCTCATTCAACCTACCGAATACCACGATCAGTGTGATCTAGCCATCTGCACCGAAGTGTGGCCGGACGAACACTCCGATTGGCTATATTCCATTATCCTAATAACGCTCCAGTTCATCGTACCGCTCATCGTTCTGATCTTCACCTACGCCTTGATAGCCCGCAAAATATGGGCCAAAACTCCTCTCGGCGAATCGATCAAACAGCGAGAACGCCAGATTCTACACTCGAAGcgcaaaatcatcaaaatgatGATTACCGTGGTGCTGGTCTTCATCGTCTGCTGGTTGCCGTTCAACATCTTCATGTTGCTGCCGCTCCATCCGGACTGGCCTCCGCTTCCCTACCTGTGGTTCCTGGTCCACTGGCTGGCCATGTCCCACAGCTGCTACAACCCGCTTATCTACTGTTTTATGAACGAAAAGTTTCGGCAGGGTTTCCAGCATCTGGCGATGGCGGGGGTTGGACGTTGTTGTCCCTGGGCATTGGTAGTAGCTCGACGGCGGAAGAGGAGCACCGGAAGCAATGTCACGGAAATGCTAGAGCTGTATCCGCCCAGTGAAACAAACACCATGCTGAGCTATGTCAGTGAAGGCGgttttgatcaataa
- the LOC129748743 gene encoding transcriptional regulator ovo-like, with product MPKISLIKHRIHQEQLRLLESQKNAGHDGDGHGGFGNEPLSLVSRNKKDSKDSGDRDIFSEENRLSPPCRESSSSPATSIFSSVVQAAQNLALNNSHHSTAAPLFLQRTFAKDQQTPPPQQPPQPVVEPHPIRRFFSSIHGGDIPYGGLSNLVLGAPSRPHTKAECKEYPVPVESRRPPTPPHRPQLDKKEPHSTVEQPSIRREERNVLTEERPVISVEPKSPPPKDRVPTPPPAPEPVVRCSVIQRAPTALVSPRRTPVVPSPESSPKAVDLKVRPPEIEPEQEQPIDYHIPKRSDGDAKEESKKEDEEREMRMREARKAAILRRHLLSMRAYRFGKLNGIMQAAAGHGRSSGGGSQASGGHSSGSNNINFSGSGSGGLGSSSGGSGGGAIGGGGAGGGMGGRDGRSNYGPNSPPTGSLPPFYESLKGGSAGLNGYNANGGFLNSSWNNMDCDTTQDLANLGAYTDANGNSSSNPSKQYSMLQNAYGIALKDEADLDYDSKIDSLSNLYGNYDVNDSMMVDMNGVGVDPLQFTATLTFSSQSDNALLDSLTDAVDLSHFLNRLPSDEQSSSCNDLELTSTPSLTPDSVSTSLQPVDPHEGLDQYPDHLLLSRSYNPAFNNNNNNHKYGLPSVENPPSYHQFQSHSSFDLDSHSNLSLPSPSSNSLQSASSSSSPPSSSSSSVAAAAAAAAAALAAGLPPSGHGGHHLTPLGAQANGGSSTPQLGVGSSLPNLGLPTEVQLEFVNGGHGIKNPLAVENVPGRLRDEDKHHTKLLQSTEVIKADDGSDQNKFVCRICQKSFTLQRLLNRHMKCHSDVKRYLCTFCGKGFNDTFDLKRHTRTHTGVRPYKCNLCEKSFTQRCSLESHCLKVHGVQHQYAYKERRTKMYVCEECGHTTNEPEVHYLHLKDNHPYSPALLKFYDKRHFKFTNSQFANNLLGSFPMPVQN from the exons ATCGCGACATCTTCAGCGAGGAAAATCGTTTGAGTCCACCATGCCGGGAGAGTTCCTCCTCGCCGGCGACCTCGATCTTCTCGTCGGTGGTCCAGGCCGCCCAAAATCTGGCCCTGAACAACAGTCACCACAGCACAGCTGCCCCGCTATTCCTGCAGCGCACATTCGCCAAAGATCAGCAAACACCACCACCCCAACAACCACCACAACCAGTGGTCGAACCGCACCCGATCCGTCGGTTCTTCTCGTCCATACACGGCGGGGACATCCCGTACGGTGGTCTCAGCAATCTGGTGCTTGGGGCTCCCAGCCGTCCCCACACCAAGGCAGAATGCAAAGAGTACCCGGTGCCGGTGGAGAGCCGGAGACCGCCGACTCCTCCCCACAGGCCACAGTTGGATAAGAAAGAACCTCACAGTACGGTCGAGCAGCCCTCGATCCGACGGGAAGAACGTAACGTCCTCACCGAGGAACGTCCAGTGATTTCGGTTGAGCCAAAATCACCTCCGCCCAAAGATCGCGTTCCGACGCCCCCGCCGGCACCGGAACCCGTGGTACGATGCTCCGTTATTCAGAGAGCTCCGACGGCGCTTGTGTCCCCTCGGAGAACTCCAGTGGTTCCAAGCCCGGAGTCCAGTCCCAAAGCTGTTGATCTGAAAGTGCGCCCTCCCGAGATCGAACCGGAACAGGAACAACCAATCGATTACCACATACCAAAACGTTCCGATGGCGATGCCAAGGAAGAGTCGAAAAAGGAAGATGAAGAGCGAGAAATGCGCATGCGAGAAGCTAGGAAAGCAGCAATCCTTCGAAGACATTTGCTCTCGATGAGGGCGTATCGGTTCGGAAAACTCAACGGAATCATGCAGGCCGCAGCTGGCCATGGACGATCATCCGGTGGAGGTAGCCAAGCCAGTGGAGGCCACAGCAGTGGCAGCAACAACATAAACTTTTCTGGATCCGGATCCGGAGGTCTCGGAAGCAGCTCCGGTGGAAGTGGTGGTGGTGCGATTGGCGGTGGAGGTGCAGGCGGTGGCATGGGAGGACGTGACGGCCGTTCCAACTACGGACCAAACAGTCCCCCAACCGGATCCCTTCCACCTTTCTACGAAAGCTTGAAGGGGGGCAGTGCCGGACTCAACGGATATAACGCAAACGGAGGCTTCCTAAACAGTAGCTGGAACAACATGGATTGCGATACCACCCAGGATTTGGCCAACCTTGGAGCCTACACGGACGCTAACGGGAACAGTAGTAGTAACCCGTCCAAACAATACTCAATGTTACAGAATGCCTACGGGATAGCCCTCAAGGACGAAGCCGATCTGGACTACGACTCAAAGATCGATTCCCTATCGAATCTCTACGGCAACTATGACGTCAACGATTCCATGATGGTCGATATGAACGGAGTCGGTGTTGATCCGCTCCAGTTTACCGCCACACTCACATTCTCCTCCCAAAGTGACAACGCTCTGCTCGATAGCCTAACAGATGCTGTCGATCTGAGTCACTTCCTGAATCGGCTTCCCTCGGATGAACAGTCCAGTAGCTGTAACGACCTCGAACTTACCTCAACACCCTCTCTAACCCCAGACTCCGTATCGACATCGCTCCAACCAGTAGATCCCCACGAGGGACTTGATCAATATCCGGACCACCTTCTGCTATCCCGTAGCTACAACCCCGCattcaacaacaataacaacaaccacAAATACGGCCTACCATCCGTCGAAAACCCACCCAGCTACCACCAGTTCCAGTCCCACAGCAGTTTCGATCTGGACTCCCACAGCAATCTGTCCCTTCCATCTCCCAGCAGTAATTCGCTGCAATCGGCATCGTCCTCATCATCGCCACCATCCTCCTCATCATCTTCGGTAGCAGCAGCCGCAGCCGCAGCAGCTGCCGCCCTTGCCGCTGGACTCCCGCCCTCCGGCCACGGTGGACACCACCTAACGCCCCTCGGTGCCCAAGCCAACGGAGGATCATCCACACCGCAGCTCGGCGTCGGATCATCGCTACCAAAC CTCGGTTTGCCGACGGAGGTTCAGCTGGAGTTCGTCAACGGAGGCCACGGGATCAAAAACCCGCTGGCCGTTGAGAACGTCCCCGGGCGGTTACGGGACGAGGACAAGCACCACACCAAGCTGCTGCAGTCGACGGAGGTGATCAAGGCCGATGACGGCTCGGACCAGAACAAGTTCGTCTGTCGGATCTGCCAGAAGAGCTTCACCCTGCAACGGTTGCTAAATCGACACATGAAGTGCCACTCGGACGTCAAGCGGTACCTGTGTACGTTCTGCGGCAAGGGATTCAACGATACATTCGACCTAAAACGACACACCCGGACGCATACCGGCGTGCGGCCGTACAAGTGCAATCTGTGTGAGAAGTCTTTCACCCAGCGCTGTTCGCTGGAATCGCACTGCCTGAAGGTGCACGGCGTCCAGCATCAGTACGCGTACAAGGAGCGGCGCACGAAG ATGTACGTGTGCGAGGAGTGCGGCCACACGACGAACGAGCCGGAGGTGCACTATCTGCACCTGAAGGATAACCACCCGTACTCGCCGGCCCTGCTCAAGTTCTACGACAAGCGCCACTTCAAGTTCACCAACTCGCAGTTTGCCAACAACCTGCTCGGGTCGTTCCCGATGCCGGTGCAAAACTAG